The Bacteroidales bacterium genome has a window encoding:
- a CDS encoding TonB-dependent receptor — MKFIIKLFLSILFLFTGTLFLYSQNNCVIRGFVYEKETGEPIIFTNVYLLGTTYGASTDVNGFYNITRVPPGKYTLTVTYLGFDSLKEVITIKPNEIVNRKIYLSKSAINLKEINVSAKKEEAKTQVQVSVTKITPREIKQIPTVGGQPDVAQYLQVLPGVIFTGDQGGQLYIRGGSPIQNKVLLDGMVIYNPFHSIGLFSVFDMDIIRNMDVYTGGFGAEYGGRISSIMDITTRDGNKKRVSGNVSASPFLSKVLIEGPLEKQKEKGGSSSFIFSAKSSYLEQSSKIFYPYVDSSVSSNGLPFNFTDLYGKISLNSDNGSKINFFGFNFNDIVNYTSISKFHWTSNGAGTNFILIPGAASVLIKGNIAYSKYKISLTEENNAPKTSEISGFNAGLNFVYFFGKNELNYGIELLGFKTDFNFENAIKRTIQQLDYTTEIAAFFKYKITAGKFLIEPSFRAHYYASLSEFSPEPRLGLKYNLSDKVRLKASGGLYSQNLLSATSNADVVNLFYGFLSGPDNLPDSFNGKLVKSRLQKAYHVIGGFEYSLTKNIDINIEGYYKKFMQLTNINRNKLYDDNGDNYKIPDYLKKDFIVENGYADGIDWTLKYDTKKIYLWAVYSLSWVRMFDGIMEYYPVFDRRHNINLLGVYKFGHKLDWEFNVRWNFGSGFPFTKTQGFYELIPFSDGIMTDYTKSNGNLKTLYDTINTGRLPYYHRLDITLKKEFMFSETSKLEIDLSVTNVYNRKNVFYVNRITGKTFYQLPIIPSISINFIF; from the coding sequence GTTTATTTACTTGGTACAACCTATGGTGCTTCTACCGATGTAAACGGATTTTACAATATAACCCGTGTTCCTCCCGGCAAATACACCCTTACAGTTACTTATCTTGGATTTGACTCACTTAAAGAAGTTATTACAATTAAACCGAATGAAATTGTAAACAGAAAAATTTATTTAAGCAAATCTGCAATAAACCTAAAGGAAATAAACGTATCGGCAAAAAAAGAAGAAGCAAAAACACAGGTGCAGGTTTCCGTTACAAAAATTACACCAAGAGAAATAAAACAAATACCCACAGTAGGCGGACAACCTGATGTTGCCCAATACCTGCAGGTATTGCCGGGTGTAATTTTCACAGGCGACCAGGGCGGACAACTTTATATCAGAGGGGGCTCTCCTATTCAAAACAAAGTGTTACTCGACGGAATGGTTATTTATAATCCCTTTCATTCTATCGGTTTATTTTCGGTTTTTGATATGGATATCATTAGAAATATGGACGTTTATACAGGTGGATTTGGTGCCGAATACGGCGGCAGAATATCTTCGATAATGGATATAACAACAAGAGACGGAAATAAAAAAAGAGTAAGCGGTAATGTATCTGCGAGTCCTTTTCTTTCAAAAGTTTTAATTGAAGGACCTCTGGAAAAACAAAAAGAAAAAGGCGGCTCGTCTTCTTTTATTTTTTCGGCAAAATCTTCTTATCTCGAACAAAGTTCAAAGATTTTTTATCCTTATGTTGACTCCAGCGTATCCTCAAACGGACTTCCTTTCAATTTTACGGATTTATACGGAAAAATTTCCTTGAATTCTGATAACGGCAGCAAAATAAATTTTTTCGGATTTAATTTTAATGATATTGTAAACTATACTTCTATTTCAAAATTCCATTGGACTTCGAACGGAGCAGGCACCAATTTTATTTTAATACCCGGTGCTGCATCTGTTTTGATTAAAGGAAACATAGCTTATTCAAAATATAAAATATCTCTTACTGAAGAAAACAATGCTCCTAAAACAAGCGAAATAAGCGGTTTTAATGCAGGATTGAATTTCGTTTACTTTTTCGGTAAAAATGAATTAAACTATGGCATCGAACTTTTGGGATTTAAAACAGATTTTAATTTTGAGAACGCAATAAAAAGAACAATACAACAACTCGATTATACTACTGAAATTGCAGCCTTTTTTAAATACAAAATAACTGCAGGAAAATTCCTTATCGAGCCGAGTTTTCGTGCTCACTATTATGCTTCATTGTCGGAGTTTTCTCCTGAACCACGACTCGGATTGAAATATAATTTGTCTGATAAAGTGCGTCTAAAAGCTTCAGGCGGCTTATACTCCCAGAATTTATTAAGTGCCACATCAAATGCCGATGTAGTGAATTTGTTTTACGGATTCCTTTCGGGACCCGATAATTTACCCGACTCTTTTAATGGAAAGCTCGTTAAATCGCGTCTTCAAAAAGCTTATCATGTAATAGGAGGTTTTGAGTATTCATTAACAAAAAATATTGACATTAATATAGAAGGATACTATAAAAAATTCATGCAACTCACAAATATCAACAGGAATAAATTATACGACGATAACGGAGATAATTATAAAATCCCGGATTACCTGAAAAAAGATTTTATTGTTGAAAATGGCTATGCCGATGGTATTGACTGGACATTGAAATACGACACAAAAAAAATATATTTATGGGCTGTTTATTCATTAAGCTGGGTTCGTATGTTTGATGGTATTATGGAGTATTATCCTGTTTTTGACAGAAGACATAATATAAATTTACTCGGTGTGTACAAGTTCGGACATAAGCTCGACTGGGAATTCAATGTAAGATGGAACTTCGGCTCTGGTTTTCCTTTTACAAAAACTCAGGGATTTTACGAACTCATACCCTTTTCCGATGGTATTATGACCGATTATACAAAATCAAACGGCAACCTTAAAACTTTATACGATACAATAAATACAGGACGTCTCCCCTATTATCACCGCTTGGATATAACTTTAAAAAAAGAATTTATGTTCAGCGAAACTTCAAAGCTTGAAATAGATTTAAGCGTTACCAATGTTTACAACAGAAAAAATGTATTTTACGTAAACAGGATTACCGGAAAAACGTTTTATCAACTTCCGATAATTCCAAGTATAAGCATTAATTTTATTTTCTAA